The Toxotes jaculatrix isolate fToxJac2 chromosome 21, fToxJac2.pri, whole genome shotgun sequence genome includes a region encoding these proteins:
- the LOC121201353 gene encoding DELTA-stichotoxin-Hcr4a-like: MSESAESLAANLKSRRNVTIEVTNLTNNYCLLDPKVYLESGNCHSPPQPTVRPLKTEVCNFSKTSAKASGAVGVLTYDLFERQSNCAKETVAIMFSVPYDYNMYKNWFAVGIYSQGKECNEALYKEMYYNKEQQGFVRAEATGCGITYEGSSLDIKATMSPMGRAMMKVEVWDKLFTPSMHQHY, from the exons ATGAGCGAATCCGCAGAGTCTTTGGCTGCCAACCTCAAGAGCCGGAGGAACGTCACCATCGAGGTCACCAACCTCACCAATAACTACTGCTTACTGGACCCCAA GGTTTACCTGGAGAGTGGCAACTGCCACAGCCCACCCCAACCCACCGTGCGCCCGCTGAAAACCGAAGTGTGCAACTTCAGCAAGACCAGCGCCAAAGCCTCCGGTGCGGTGGGCGTCCTGACCTACGACCTGTTCGAGAGGCAAAGCAACTGTGCCAAAGAAACAGTAGCCATAATGTTCTCTGTGCCCTACGACTATAACATGTACAAGAACTGGTTCGCAGTGGGAATCTACAGCCAGGGCAAAGAGTGCAACGAGGCTCTGTACAAAGAGATGTATTAcaacaaagagcagcagggcTTCGTGCGGGCGGAGGCCACAGGTTGTGGGATCACATATGAGGGTTCCAGCCTGGACATCAAGGCCACCATGTCTCCGATGGGCAGGGCCATGATGAAGGTGGAGGTGTGGGACAAGCTCTTTACGCCCTCCATGCACCAACATTACTAA
- the LOC121201354 gene encoding DELTA-sagatoxin-Srs1a-like, with protein sequence MPETAESHSVTLTTNRNCTMEITNISSVYCLINPKVHMESGFSFSPPQPTVRTTKTEVCSFTKDDNTASGAVGVLTYELFNMRSRQCNELIAVMFSVPFDYNFYKNWLGMGVFEHTRACDKQLFKLMYDGKDFTNFVRQEANGSGVKYSGRTVDVRACMSDEGRAMVKLELYDKMG encoded by the exons ATGCCTGAGACTGCAGAGTCCCACTCGGTGACCCTCACCACCAACCGCAACTGTACCATGGAGATCACCAACATCAGCTCCGTCTACTGCCTCATCAACCCAAA GGTTCACATGGAAAGTGGCTTTTCCTTCAGCCCTCCACAGCCCACCGTGCGCACCACCAAGACCGAGGTGTGCTCCTTCACCAAGGACGACAACACAGCATCAGGTGCTGTGGGCGTCCTGACCTACGAGCTGTTCAACATGCGCAGCCGCCAATGCAACGAGCTGATCGCCGTCATGTTCTCGGTGCCCTTTGACTACAACTTCTACAAGAACTGGCTGGGGATGGGTGTCTTTGAGCACACGCGAGCCTGCGATAAGCAGCTGTTCAAGCTCATGTACGACGGGAAAGATTTCACCAACTTTGTGCGACAGGAGGCCAACGGCTCAGGGGTGAAGTACAGTGGAAGGACAGTGGACGTGAGGGCCTGCATGTCTGATGAGGGCAGAGCTATGGTTAAGCTTGAGTTGTATGACAAGATGGGCTGA
- the plaub gene encoding plasminogen activator, urokinase b isoform X3, whose amino-acid sequence MMKNFGFLIWTLAALSAAEADLLSEGGRWRSSIFSSSSSFSSSLESSEKGVHCHEGLGLFYRGTVSTSASGRTCEEWKVSVRGTYMSSDVNSGRHNYCRNLFYRRRPWCYVRRNQQLVKEYCDVPRCGLESSAPREPQPAAESTCGQRTRRKQMKIVGGTVATVESHPWIAAIFWQSKSKEKVFRCGGSLISACWVLTAAHCFPDGSQTKARRFSITLGKNALNETDLTVEQTFRVEEIIIHEGFDNSEGNFNNDIALLKLRARHGRCAEESNWVKTVCLPPPQQSLQPGVTCEIAGYGKEKHGLWYRSQYLREAQVNLLTDNMCRHEDYYGNMITDNMFCAGRPDWSQDACEGDSGGPLVCEVNNTLFQFGVISWGDGCAKELRPGVYTRVTNYNRWIEEKTGLTSIAAGAVLPQD is encoded by the exons ATGATGAAAAACTTTGGTTTTCTGATATGGACTCTGGCAGCCCTGTCAGCAGCTGAAGCA gaCTTGTTGAGTGAAGGAGGGCGATGGAGGAGTtctattttctcttcctcctcttcattctcCTCTTCCCTTGAAAGTTCAG AAAAAGGTGTTCACTGCCACGAGGGCTTAGGATTGTTCTACAGAGGCACGGTGTCCACATCAGCGAGTGGACGGACATGTGAGGAGTGGAAAGTGAGCGTCAGGGGGACATACATGTCTTCAGATGTCAATTCAGGGAGGCACAACTACTGCAG AAATCTTTTCTACAGACGGCGTCCGTGGTGTTACGTTCGGAGAAACCAGCAGCTTGTGAAGGAGTATTGTGATGTTCCACGTTGTGGCTTAGAGTCAT CTGCACCCAGAGAGCCACAGCCAG CTGCAGAGTCCACATGTGGCCAACGCACCAGAAGAAAGCAGATGAAGATCGTGGGTGGAACAGTTGCCACAGTGGAATCCCACCCGTGGATCGCTGCCATATTTTGGCAGAGCAAATCCAAGGAGAAGGTTTTCCGCTGTGGAGGAAGTCTGATCTCAGCCTGCTGGGTGCTCACAGCCGCCCACTGCTTCCCCGACGG ctccCAGACCAAAGCGCGCCGCTTCTCCATCACCCTGGGGAAAAATGCTCTGAATGAGACCGACCTGACTGTGGAGCAAACGTTCAGGGTGGAGGAAATCATCATCCATGAAGGGTTTGACAACAGCGAGGGCAACTTCAATAATGACATCG CCCTGCTGAAGCTGAGGGCCAGACACGGTAGGTGTGCGGAGGAGAGTAACTGGGTGAAGACCGTCTGCCTGCCGCCGCCTCAGCAGAGCCTCCAGCCTGGTGTCACCTGTGAGATCGCTGGATATGGGAAAGAGAAACACG gTTTGTGGTACAGGTCTCAGTACCTCAGAGAGGCTCAGGTGAACCTCCTCACTGACAATATGTGTCGACACGAAGACTATTACGGAAACATGATCACTGATAACATGTTTTGTGCTGGTCGTCCCGACTGGAGCCAAGATGCCTGCGAG GGAGACTCAGGAGGGCCCCTGGTGTGCGAGGTCAACAACACGCTCTTCCAGTTTGGAGTAATCAGCTGGGGGGATGGCTGCGCAAAGGAGCTTCGACCCGGCGTTTACACCAGAGTCACCAATTATAACCGATGGATAGAAGAGAAGACAGGTCTGACATCCATCGCTGCTGGAGCTGTGCTCcctcaggactga
- the plaub gene encoding plasminogen activator, urokinase b isoform X1: MMKNFGFLIWTLAALSAAEADLLSEGGRWRSSIFSSSSSFSSSLESSGENLCIPQGSLVLLSSGCIEHEGLFHLLGEICLNGGRSVPSLTGEHLFCLCADGFLGRRCETEKGVHCHEGLGLFYRGTVSTSASGRTCEEWKVSVRGTYMSSDVNSGRHNYCRNLFYRRRPWCYVRRNQQLVKEYCDVPRCGLESSAPREPQPAAESTCGQRTRRKQMKIVGGTVATVESHPWIAAIFWQSKSKEKVFRCGGSLISACWVLTAAHCFPDGSQTKARRFSITLGKNALNETDLTVEQTFRVEEIIIHEGFDNSEGNFNNDIALLKLRARHGRCAEESNWVKTVCLPPPQQSLQPGVTCEIAGYGKEKHGLWYRSQYLREAQVNLLTDNMCRHEDYYGNMITDNMFCAGRPDWSQDACEGDSGGPLVCEVNNTLFQFGVISWGDGCAKELRPGVYTRVTNYNRWIEEKTGLTSIAAGAVLPQD; this comes from the exons ATGATGAAAAACTTTGGTTTTCTGATATGGACTCTGGCAGCCCTGTCAGCAGCTGAAGCA gaCTTGTTGAGTGAAGGAGGGCGATGGAGGAGTtctattttctcttcctcctcttcattctcCTCTTCCCTTGAAAGTTCAGGTGAGAATCTCTGCATTCCTCAGGGCTCTTTGGTGCTGTTGAGTTCAGGCTGTATTGAGCATGAGGGGCTGTTTCATTTGTTAGGTGAGATCTGCCTCAATGGAGGCAGATCTGTCCCATCCTTGACTGGTGAacacctgttttgtttgtgtgccgACGGTTTTTTGGGAAGACGCTGTGAAACAG AAAAAGGTGTTCACTGCCACGAGGGCTTAGGATTGTTCTACAGAGGCACGGTGTCCACATCAGCGAGTGGACGGACATGTGAGGAGTGGAAAGTGAGCGTCAGGGGGACATACATGTCTTCAGATGTCAATTCAGGGAGGCACAACTACTGCAG AAATCTTTTCTACAGACGGCGTCCGTGGTGTTACGTTCGGAGAAACCAGCAGCTTGTGAAGGAGTATTGTGATGTTCCACGTTGTGGCTTAGAGTCAT CTGCACCCAGAGAGCCACAGCCAG CTGCAGAGTCCACATGTGGCCAACGCACCAGAAGAAAGCAGATGAAGATCGTGGGTGGAACAGTTGCCACAGTGGAATCCCACCCGTGGATCGCTGCCATATTTTGGCAGAGCAAATCCAAGGAGAAGGTTTTCCGCTGTGGAGGAAGTCTGATCTCAGCCTGCTGGGTGCTCACAGCCGCCCACTGCTTCCCCGACGG ctccCAGACCAAAGCGCGCCGCTTCTCCATCACCCTGGGGAAAAATGCTCTGAATGAGACCGACCTGACTGTGGAGCAAACGTTCAGGGTGGAGGAAATCATCATCCATGAAGGGTTTGACAACAGCGAGGGCAACTTCAATAATGACATCG CCCTGCTGAAGCTGAGGGCCAGACACGGTAGGTGTGCGGAGGAGAGTAACTGGGTGAAGACCGTCTGCCTGCCGCCGCCTCAGCAGAGCCTCCAGCCTGGTGTCACCTGTGAGATCGCTGGATATGGGAAAGAGAAACACG gTTTGTGGTACAGGTCTCAGTACCTCAGAGAGGCTCAGGTGAACCTCCTCACTGACAATATGTGTCGACACGAAGACTATTACGGAAACATGATCACTGATAACATGTTTTGTGCTGGTCGTCCCGACTGGAGCCAAGATGCCTGCGAG GGAGACTCAGGAGGGCCCCTGGTGTGCGAGGTCAACAACACGCTCTTCCAGTTTGGAGTAATCAGCTGGGGGGATGGCTGCGCAAAGGAGCTTCGACCCGGCGTTTACACCAGAGTCACCAATTATAACCGATGGATAGAAGAGAAGACAGGTCTGACATCCATCGCTGCTGGAGCTGTGCTCcctcaggactga
- the plaub gene encoding plasminogen activator, urokinase b isoform X2, whose protein sequence is MMKNFGFLIWTLAALSAAEADLLSEGGRWRSSIFSSSSSFSSSLESSGEICLNGGRSVPSLTGEHLFCLCADGFLGRRCETEKGVHCHEGLGLFYRGTVSTSASGRTCEEWKVSVRGTYMSSDVNSGRHNYCRNLFYRRRPWCYVRRNQQLVKEYCDVPRCGLESSAPREPQPAAESTCGQRTRRKQMKIVGGTVATVESHPWIAAIFWQSKSKEKVFRCGGSLISACWVLTAAHCFPDGSQTKARRFSITLGKNALNETDLTVEQTFRVEEIIIHEGFDNSEGNFNNDIALLKLRARHGRCAEESNWVKTVCLPPPQQSLQPGVTCEIAGYGKEKHGLWYRSQYLREAQVNLLTDNMCRHEDYYGNMITDNMFCAGRPDWSQDACEGDSGGPLVCEVNNTLFQFGVISWGDGCAKELRPGVYTRVTNYNRWIEEKTGLTSIAAGAVLPQD, encoded by the exons ATGATGAAAAACTTTGGTTTTCTGATATGGACTCTGGCAGCCCTGTCAGCAGCTGAAGCA gaCTTGTTGAGTGAAGGAGGGCGATGGAGGAGTtctattttctcttcctcctcttcattctcCTCTTCCCTTGAAAGTTCAG GTGAGATCTGCCTCAATGGAGGCAGATCTGTCCCATCCTTGACTGGTGAacacctgttttgtttgtgtgccgACGGTTTTTTGGGAAGACGCTGTGAAACAG AAAAAGGTGTTCACTGCCACGAGGGCTTAGGATTGTTCTACAGAGGCACGGTGTCCACATCAGCGAGTGGACGGACATGTGAGGAGTGGAAAGTGAGCGTCAGGGGGACATACATGTCTTCAGATGTCAATTCAGGGAGGCACAACTACTGCAG AAATCTTTTCTACAGACGGCGTCCGTGGTGTTACGTTCGGAGAAACCAGCAGCTTGTGAAGGAGTATTGTGATGTTCCACGTTGTGGCTTAGAGTCAT CTGCACCCAGAGAGCCACAGCCAG CTGCAGAGTCCACATGTGGCCAACGCACCAGAAGAAAGCAGATGAAGATCGTGGGTGGAACAGTTGCCACAGTGGAATCCCACCCGTGGATCGCTGCCATATTTTGGCAGAGCAAATCCAAGGAGAAGGTTTTCCGCTGTGGAGGAAGTCTGATCTCAGCCTGCTGGGTGCTCACAGCCGCCCACTGCTTCCCCGACGG ctccCAGACCAAAGCGCGCCGCTTCTCCATCACCCTGGGGAAAAATGCTCTGAATGAGACCGACCTGACTGTGGAGCAAACGTTCAGGGTGGAGGAAATCATCATCCATGAAGGGTTTGACAACAGCGAGGGCAACTTCAATAATGACATCG CCCTGCTGAAGCTGAGGGCCAGACACGGTAGGTGTGCGGAGGAGAGTAACTGGGTGAAGACCGTCTGCCTGCCGCCGCCTCAGCAGAGCCTCCAGCCTGGTGTCACCTGTGAGATCGCTGGATATGGGAAAGAGAAACACG gTTTGTGGTACAGGTCTCAGTACCTCAGAGAGGCTCAGGTGAACCTCCTCACTGACAATATGTGTCGACACGAAGACTATTACGGAAACATGATCACTGATAACATGTTTTGTGCTGGTCGTCCCGACTGGAGCCAAGATGCCTGCGAG GGAGACTCAGGAGGGCCCCTGGTGTGCGAGGTCAACAACACGCTCTTCCAGTTTGGAGTAATCAGCTGGGGGGATGGCTGCGCAAAGGAGCTTCGACCCGGCGTTTACACCAGAGTCACCAATTATAACCGATGGATAGAAGAGAAGACAGGTCTGACATCCATCGCTGCTGGAGCTGTGCTCcctcaggactga
- the hid1b gene encoding protein HID1b: protein MGNADTKLHFRKAVIQLTTKTQPVEATDNAFWDQFWVDASTTVQDVFTLVPAAEIRAVREESPSNLATLCYKAVERLVQGADSGCPSEKERQIVLNCTRLLTRILPYIFEDADWRGFFWSTVPGAGRAGRLDEDGDDDEARPLAESLLLAIADLLFCPDFTVQSHKKSSPDTAEDVRSIDSCEYIWEAGVGFSQSPPLNYVHDLNRTELMKLLLTCFSEAMYLPPSSDSRNLNPWVAFFCSTENRHALPLFTSLLNVVCAYDPVGYGIPYNHLLFSDYREQLVEQAVQILIVTLEHEAGSAASAALQALDPSTPPSAEEEQEPAGPDNLFVNYLSRIHREEDLSFILKGLGRLLNNPLAQTYLPRSTKKIQFHQELLILFWKFCDCNKKFLFFVLKSSDVLDMLVPILFYLNDARADQSRVGLIHIGVFILLLLSGERNFGVRLNKPYTLRVPMDIPVFTGTHADLLVVIFHKIITSGHQRLQPLFDCLLTIIVNISPYLKSLSMVAANKLLHLLEAFSTPWFLFSSTQNHHLVFFLLEVFNNIIQYQFDGNCNLVYTIIRKRNVFHQLANLPSDAASIQKALQKKKKSGISRTNSTENESMEGSRPAVPAEPGTLKASLEATPGIDKITEKSQVSEDGTMVAVPHSDCPQATADGPTAAASDTESNSERDHEVQHTESEAARSRLSSVSSSAAWSANPDWVLSWKAKLPLQTIMRLLQVLVPQVEKICIDKGLTDESEILKFLQHGTLVGLLPIPHPILIRKYQANAGTAMWFRTYMWGVIYLRNVDPPIWYDTDIRLFEIQRI, encoded by the exons ATGGGAAACGCCGACACCAAACTTCACTTCAGGAAGGCGGTGATTCAGCTGACGACCAAAACacag CCTGTTGAAGCTACAGACAATGCCTTCTGGGATCAGTTCTGGGTCGACGCCTCTACCACCGTCCAGGATGTTTTCACTCTGGTGCCGGCGGCCGAGATAAGAGCCGTCAGAGAAGAGTCTCCGTCAAACCTGGCAACCCTCTGCTACAAG GCAGTGGAGAGGTTAGTCCAGGGTGCGGACTCGGGCTGCCCCTCAGAGAAGGAGCGTCAGATTGTCCTGAACTGCACCCGCCTGCTCACCCGCATCCTGCCCTACATCTTTGAGGACGCCGACTGGAGAGGCTTCTTCTGGTCCACGGTGCCCGGAGCCGGCAGAGCGGGG CGTTTGGATgaagatggtgatgatgatgaagctcGGCCTCTGGCTGAATCCCTGCTGCTGGCCATCGCAGACCTGCTCTTCTGTCCGGATTTCACCGTCCAGAGCCACAAGAAGAGCAGCCCG gacacagCGGAGGACGTTCGGTCCATAGACAGCTGTGAGTACATCTGGGAGGCCGGGGTGGGCTTCTCTCAGTCGCCTCCTCTGAACTATGTCCATGACCTCAACAG GACAGAGCTGATGAAGCTGCTCCTCACATGTTTCTCTGAGGCCATGTaccttcctccctcttctgacagcagaaacCTCAACCCCTGGGTCGCCTTCTTCTGCTCCACAGaaaacag ACATGCCCTGCCTCTGTTCACCTCCCTGCTCAATGTGGTGTGCGCCTACGACCCTGTGGGCTATGGCATCCCATACAACCACCTGCTGTTCTCAGACTACCgggagcagctggtggagcagGCCGTCCAGATCCTTATCGTCACCCTGGAGCACGAAGCTGGGTCGGCCGCCAGCGCCGCCCTCCAGGCCCTGGACCCTTCCACACCCCCCtcagctgaggaggagcaggag CCTGCTGGACCTGATAACCTCTTTGTGAATTATCTCTCCAGGATCCACAGAGAAGAG GACCTGAGCTTCATCCTGAAAGGCCTGGGCCGACTGCTGAATAATCCTCTGGCCCAGACTTACCTGCCTCGTTCCACCAAGAAGATCCAGTTTCACCAGGAACTGCTGATCCTCTTCTGGAAATTCTGCGACTGCAACAAG aaGTTCCTGTTCTTTGTACTGAAGAGCAGTGACGTGTTGGACATGCTGGTTCCCATCCTCTTCTACCTGAACGATGCCAGAGCGGATCAGT ctCGCGTGGGCCTCATACACATCGGCGTGttcatcctgctgctgttaaGCGGAGAGAGAAACTTTGGCGTTCGTCTGAACAAGCCGTACACTCTGCGTGTCCCCATGGACATTCCTGTTTTCACAGGAACCCACGCTGACCTCCTCGTCGTG ATCTTCCACAAAATCATCACCAGTGGACACCAGCGTCTCCAGCCTCTCTTCGACTGCCTGCTGACTATAATAGTGAACA TTTCACCTTATCTGAAGAGCCTGTCCATGGTGGCAGCCAacaagctgctccacctcctggaGGCCTTCTCCACACCCTggttcctcttctcctccactcagAACCACCACCTGGTCTTCTTCCTGCTGGAGGTCTTCAACAACATCATCCAGTATCAGTTTGATG GCAACTGCAACCTGGTGTACACCATCATCCGTAAGCGAAACGTCTTCCACCAGCTGGCCAACCTGCCGTCGGACGCAGCGTCTATTCAGAAGGccctgcagaagaagaagaagtcggGGATTTCCAGGACCAACTCCACAGAGAATGAGTCCATGGAGGGCTCCAGACCAGCTGTGCCCGCTGAGCCCGGCACTCTCAAAGCCAGTTTAGAGGCCACTCCAG GAATCGATAAGATAACAGAGAAGTCCCAGGTGAGTGAGGACGGGACCATGGTTGCTGTCCCTCATTCAGATTGTCCACAGGCGACTGCAGACGGTCCTACAGCTGCAGCCAGTGACACGGAGTCCAACTCGGAGAGAGACCACGAG GTCCAACACACAGAGTCGGAGGCAGCGAGGAGTCGGTTGTCAAGTGTGTCGTCATCTGCGGCCTGGAGCGCTAATCCAGACTGG GTGTTGTCATGGAAGGCAAAACTTCCTCTACAGACCATCATGCGGCTGCTACAAGTTCTGGTCCCTCAGGTGGAGAAGATTTGCATCGACAA GGGTTTGACAGACGAGTCCGAAATCCTCAAGTTCCTTCAGCACGGGACGCTCGTCGGCCTTCTGCCCATCCCTCATCCCATACTCATCAGAAAGTACCAAGCCAACGCCGGCACAGCCATGTGGTTCCGCACATACATGTGGGGGGTCATCTACTTACG CAACGTGGATCCTCCAATCTGGTACGACACGGACATAAGGCTGTTTGAGATCCAGAGGATTTaa
- the LOC121175713 gene encoding proton channel OTOP3-like has product MNPDPGATELDSPWVAPGKPTCDEADSQIQDQELDPVLVWVPSGKRLISGLLGMNVVLLGAALVGGQAFNPEGLKHQEPQVFLLLLMVASLIWMLWYLLWARKQPGICPHKDHHAGGITVILVLILFAVFSMLLYICRTGYLISVRECTPAAKVLSPFIEAPFLALQTYLLWAHSKDCIHRHKIITRSGLMVILSADLLLWLNAVTEDTIHEEIELEKEDRLYFNNTSSSGADISDSADNSTLCQCSASAACLTFRKGFEILYPFHIEFYLMAGCMIYVMWKNVGRRMSPPQHVGQKVTFHIVYQGGILYGLVFGGLVLVAGVTAFILYQVWVSQPQLRVTAFLIFYGYHLSVMPVMSFCSLAGLLVHRLERRAHEGGHNPTRSLDVILLVAAALGQLALSYFSLVAALALGTSGLLGDLDLSYSLLSLLELILQNIFIIEGLHRHPNLLTKKRQKQRSSIFKPKKKVTASIEEKKRTDISLLEGNTSAPPAVQEHDGKKSWTKRAIQEICAFLILSNIMLWVIPAFGVHPQFENGLGKQFFGFSAWFVLVNLGQPLSVFYRMHSVGALMELLISA; this is encoded by the exons atgaatcCTGATCCAGGAGCCACAGAGCTGGATTCCCCCTGGGTGGCTCCCGGAAAGCCCACCTGTGATGAAGCAGACAGCCAGATTCAGGACCAGGAGCTGGATCCGGTGCTGGTCTGGGTTCCCAGCGGGAAGCGTCTGATCTCAGGCCTGCTGGGTATGAATGTGGTCCTGCTGGGAGCGGCTCTGGTGGGAGGCCAGGCTTTCAACCCCGAGGGCCTGAAGCACCAGGAGCCCCAggtgttcctgctgctgctgatggtggcCAGTTTGATCTGGATGCTGTGGTACCTGCTGTGGGCCAGGAAACAGCCCGGAATCTGCCCACATAAAGACCACCATGCTGGGGGAATCACTGTCATCT TGGTCCTCATCCTGTTCGCTGTCTTCAGCATGCTGCTGTACATCTGCAGGACAGGTTATCTGATCAGTGTGAGGGAGTGTACACCTGCTGCCAAAGTGCTCTCTCCGTTCATAGAGGCTCCTTTTCTCGCGCTGCAG ACGTATTTGCTGTGGGCTCACTCCAAAGACTGTATCCACAGACACAAGATAATCACCAG GTCCGGGCTGATGGTGATCCTCTCTGCCgacctgctgctgtggctgaacgCGGTCACAGAGGACACCATCCACGAGGAGATCGAGTTagaaaaggaagacagactTTATTTCAACAACACAAGCTCATCTGGAGCCGACATCTCCGATTCAGCAG ATAATTCGACATTGTGTCAGTGCAGTGCGAGTGCAGCCTGCCTCACCTTCAGGAAAGGCTTTGAGATCCTTTATCCCTTCCACATCGAGTTCTACCTGATGGCAGGCTGCATGATCTATGTGATGTGGAAGAACGTGGGCCGCAGGATGAGTCCACCTCAGCATGTTGGTCAGAAGGTGACCTTTCATATCGTCTACCAAGGTGGGATCCTATACGGCCTTGTGTTTGGTGGCCTGGTCCTCGTAGCAGGGGTGACCGCATTCATTCTCTATCAGGTCTGGGTGAGCCAGCCGCAGCTCCGCGTCACTGCCTTCCTCATATTTTACGGCTACCATTTATCCGTCATGCCTGTCATGTCTTTCTGCTCCCTGGCTGGGCTGCTGGTCCACCGGCTGGAGAGGAGGGCACATGAAGGGGGACACAACCCTACCCGCAGCCTGGATGTGATCCTCCTGGTGGCAGCAGCTCTGGGCCAGCTCGCCCTCTCCTACTTCTCCTTAGTGGCGGCCCTGGCTTTGGGGACGAGTGGGCTTCTGGGAGACCTGGACCTGTCCTACTCCCTCCTCAGCTTGCTGGAGCTCATCCTCCAGAACATCTTCATCATCGAAGGCCTCCACAGGCACCCGAACCTGCTCACcaagaagagacagaagcagaggagcagcATTTTTAAG CCTAAGAAAAAGGTCACAGCGTCAatagaagagaagaagaggacagataTCTCACTGCTGGAGGGCAACACGTCAGCACCCCCTGCTGTTCAggagcatgatgggaaaaagTCATGGACTAAAAGAGCGATACAGGAAATCTGTGCCTTCCTGATCCTTTCTAATATCATG CTGTGGGTCATCCCTGCCTTCGGAGTCCACCCGCAGTTTGAGAACGGCCTGGGGAAGCAGTTTTTCGGCTTCAGTGCTTGGTTTGTTCTGGTGAACCTGGGCCAGCCGCTCAGCGTCTTCTACAGGATGCACTCAGTGGGAGCTTTAATGGAGCTGCTCATCTCGGCATGA